CAATCTGTAAGTGGAAATCTAAAAGTACATTACATAAATGTTGGACAAGGTGATAGTGAACTAATCCAGCAGGGTGACAAAAATATGCTGATTGATACGGGAACCAATGCATCAACCGATACGTTAATATCATATCTGCAATCCCAAAACATTAAAAAGATAGATTATTTAGTTCTTACTCATCCACATGAAGATCATATTGGTGGGGCAGATGCAGTTATAAATAAATTTGATATAGGTACCATTTATATGCCTAAAGTAACTACGACTACAAAGACATTTGAAGATGTTATGACTGCTATGAAAAATAAAAATCTTAAAGCTACAACACCTAACCCTGGAGATACATTCAAGTTAGGTGAAGCAAGTTGTGAGATATTAGGACCTATAAATTCAAATAAAGAAGATTTAAATACTTATTCTATAGTGATGAAGGTTACTTTTGGTAGTAACAAGTTTATGTTTACAGGGGATGCTCAAGCAAGTAATGAAGAGGATATGATTAATAAAGGATACGACCTTAGTGCTGATGTTCTAAAGGTTGGACACCATGGAAGTCATACTTCAACTTCTGAGAATTTCTTAAACAAGGTAAATCCTAAATATGCAGTAATAAGCTGTGGAAAGAATAATGATTATGGCCACCCCCATAAAGAAACTATGGAACGATTGCAGTCTAAAAATATTTCAGTTTACCGTACTGATGAAAGTGGAACAATAGTATGTACTAGTGATGGCAATAATATAACATTTAGTTGTAAACCAGGTGATTATAAATATGGAAGTGAAGGAAAGGCTGCCAATAGTACAAACAGTTTAACACAAATTCAATCCCAGCAGCAGAATTCAAGTAGCAGTACAACAAATGCTAGTGAGAATGCAGTATCACAGCAACAATCATCTGCACAATCATCAAGTAATCAAAGTGAAACTGTGTATATAACTAAGACAGGACATAAATACCATAGGGCAGGATGTAAATATTTAGCTAGAAGTCAGATACCCATATCGTTAGGTCAAGCAGAGTCAGAAGGGTATACTCCTTGTAGCAAATGTAATCCACCTCAATAAAAAGTAAGCTCCGGAAATCCGGAGCTTTTTCAATTCTTACATTAATATATAGGTTATTTTTTTATATTGAGTTTATTTATAATCTTTAGTTCAAATAATTTCTTTCTTAATTTTATATAAAGATCTCGTCCTAATTTTGCACCTAGCTCCCACTCTCTATATGTATAAGGGTTAATTCCTAGAATATTTTCTACATCATTATATGTCCAATTATTTTGCAATCTAAGATTTTCAAAGAAATTTTTGTATTTAGGGCTTGTTATGAATAAGTAATAATTATCCATTAGCTTTTTAACATCAATTTTTAGAATATTAGCCATTTTGATTAAAGATGGATATCTTGGATAGAATATGTCATGTTCATAATAATAGAATTGGCAGGGGTCTATTCCCATTAAAGTACCTAGTTCTTTTTGAGTGAAATTCTTAAGCAGTCTATATTTTTTAATTTTAGATCCAATGCTTGATGTAAAAGTAGTGTCTTTTAGTTCAACAATAGTTCCAAATGTCGCATTTTTAATCTTGGTGCAACCGGTTCCGGGAAATCCACCACATTATATTCTCTGTTAAATAATGTAAACAGATGTGAAAAAAATATAGTTAGCATAGAAGATCCTGTGGAATATACATTAGAAGGTATAAATCAAGTAAATGTAAACACCAAGATAGGGTTTAATTTTGCAGAAGGATTGAGAAGTATACTCAGGCAGGATCCAGATGTAATAATGGTAGGTGAAATAAGAGATGAGGAAACAGCTCATATAGCAATAAGGGCAGCAGTAACGGGGCACTTGGTTTTGAGTACACTGCATACTAATAATCCTCTTGAATCTGTCATAAGGCTTCAAGATATGGGAGTACCAGAATATTTTATAGAAGATGCTCTGGTAGGTGTAATATGCCAGAGACTAGTTAGAAAAATATGTACTCATTGTAAAAGCAGGTATGTACCTTCACTTCAAGAGATTAAAGAACTAAATTTATCTTCTAATTGTTATTTATATAGAGGAAAAGGGTGTTCTAAATGCAGTCATACAGGATATAAGGGAAGAACAGTAGTATACCAGATAGTTAGCAGGGAAGATATTAAAAGACAGTATATAAAAAATAATAAAATTAATTTTAAAGATGGTATAAAAGAATCAAATACGATTTCCTTGAGACAAAAATGTATAGAGCTTATTAAATCAGGAATTACAACTTATGAAGAATTATTAAGGTTAAATTTATCTGATGACTACCCACACTAATACTCCCACTTTTTTCAATTTGGAGTAAAGAGCGGCTACGTGCCTGGATAACGATTTTTCCTAAAGAATAACGCCTTCTAACTGATGAAGCACTAAGAAGCCTGTTAATAAGCATCAGATGGAGTTAAAACTCCATGTGATGCCAAGAACTCTGTTTATTTGATTGCAATATTAAGGTTAGGTGATGGAATATAATAAAATACTGGGCAATTGATACAAAAGGTAAAAAAATTAAAGGTAAATGTGAAGATTCTGCATTTACAAGATTAAGACATACTTTAAGGAAAAAGGAATATTTTGTATATCAGACTATTTCTTTAGATAGTTATAAAAAAATATTTTTAAAAAATCCAGGACCAATGGATATAAGCATACTATGTAGTCAATTGAGTGTTATGCTGGGGGCTGGAATAAGCATATCAAGAGTACTTGATAATTTGGAAACTCAGTGTAATAAAAGTTCCTTAAGATTAGCATTAAAATCTATAAAGGAAGATGTAATCAAAGGTCAAAGTATACACAGTAGTATGGCAAAGTTAAA
The genomic region above belongs to Clostridium sp. AWRP and contains:
- a CDS encoding ComEC/Rec2 family competence protein; this translates as MKRKNCISKVIIAFITMIFLFTLAGCGSSNNKTTSQSSTTTTQKENSSNTKQSVSGNLKVHYINVGQGDSELIQQGDKNMLIDTGTNASTDTLISYLQSQNIKKIDYLVLTHPHEDHIGGADAVINKFDIGTIYMPKVTTTTKTFEDVMTAMKNKNLKATTPNPGDTFKLGEASCEILGPINSNKEDLNTYSIVMKVTFGSNKFMFTGDAQASNEEDMINKGYDLSADVLKVGHHGSHTSTSENFLNKVNPKYAVISCGKNNDYGHPHKETMERLQSKNISVYRTDESGTIVCTSDGNNITFSCKPGDYKYGSEGKAANSTNSLTQIQSQQQNSSSSTTNASENAVSQQQSSAQSSSNQSETVYITKTGHKYHRAGCKYLARSQIPISLGQAESEGYTPCSKCNPPQ
- a CDS encoding helix-turn-helix transcriptional regulator; this translates as MKNATFGTIVELKDTTFTSSIGSKIKKYRLLKNFTQKELGTLMGIDPCQFYYYEHDIFYPRYPSLIKMANILKIDVKKLMDNYYLFITSPKYKNFFENLRLQNNWTYNDVENILGINPYTYREWELGAKLGRDLYIKLRKKLFELKIINKLNIKK
- a CDS encoding ATPase, T2SS/T4P/T4SS family; translation: MFNLGATGSGKSTTLYSLLNNVNRCEKNIVSIEDPVEYTLEGINQVNVNTKIGFNFAEGLRSILRQDPDVIMVGEIRDEETAHIAIRAAVTGHLVLSTLHTNNPLESVIRLQDMGVPEYFIEDALVGVICQRLVRKICTHCKSRYVPSLQEIKELNLSSNCYLYRGKGCSKCSHTGYKGRTVVYQIVSREDIKRQYIKNNKINFKDGIKESNTISLRQKCIELIKSGITTYEELLRLNLSDDYPH